In one window of Methanococcoides methylutens DNA:
- a CDS encoding Mur ligase family protein codes for MKRAIYEIYNKSGGWTWRLRNKEEMLAYSGKMFSSSSEAWREVDRVRAMAARLAGIDAYQDIPLDEIPSMEIENADAIDWHLTFCSGNTVACSARHFDVHEDAKEMRKELLRDMVGAVKVFVMDESDDLLTLKIEKHGPFGCFNCFLKRGRKHRELLDLTDTRIDVVGIRGKSSTVHRLSEIFTRRGYNTLAKVTGNRPHLIVNGFSIPIERMGSNVTLYENIHGYQEFIPVIESYTPDERKDVAIFENQAITEYTTRMVNDVFVKPHIVVVTNVRQDHLSTLGRDKSEIARAFARSIPKGTVVINCEQNEVLQDYMKKEIEKRGATVRNVEVPEEHRGLLGSETVHSLNYVLDEVGSGPIPFEELDSYLKAMQPRWMELEGCTIFNAAEVNDVESTEMIRQQLAGKNKILPFVYLRDERRGRSFSFVNYLNHLFEKGYIDEVLVGGRTTDPFVRNLKAPTRQFSASDDVSLVLDEMEKKGLPIILMGNTVDDFMRQMEIEISRRVKMGNNKHYSPEVDTLEKMSANIS; via the coding sequence ATGAAACGTGCAATCTATGAGATATACAATAAGTCCGGTGGATGGACCTGGAGATTGCGGAACAAGGAGGAGATGCTTGCTTACAGCGGGAAGATGTTCTCCAGTTCCTCCGAGGCCTGGAGGGAGGTCGACCGTGTACGTGCAATGGCTGCAAGACTTGCGGGAATAGACGCATACCAGGATATACCTCTTGATGAAATTCCTTCAATGGAAATTGAAAATGCGGATGCTATAGACTGGCACCTGACATTCTGTAGTGGCAATACCGTTGCATGCAGTGCAAGGCACTTCGATGTCCACGAAGATGCCAAAGAGATGCGCAAGGAACTACTTAGGGATATGGTTGGGGCGGTCAAGGTATTCGTAATGGATGAAAGCGATGATCTGCTGACTCTCAAGATCGAGAAACACGGGCCCTTTGGTTGCTTTAATTGTTTCCTAAAAAGAGGTCGCAAACACCGTGAACTTCTGGATCTGACAGATACGCGCATTGATGTGGTGGGTATCCGGGGTAAATCTTCCACTGTTCATCGTCTTTCTGAGATCTTCACAAGGCGTGGATATAATACACTGGCAAAGGTGACAGGAAACCGTCCTCATCTTATCGTCAACGGATTTTCGATACCTATCGAAAGAATGGGTTCAAATGTAACGCTTTATGAGAACATCCATGGGTATCAGGAGTTCATACCTGTCATTGAGTCCTATACTCCTGATGAAAGGAAGGATGTTGCTATCTTTGAAAATCAGGCGATCACCGAATATACCACAAGGATGGTCAACGATGTCTTTGTAAAACCACATATCGTGGTGGTCACCAATGTGAGACAGGACCACCTCTCCACACTTGGCAGGGATAAAAGTGAGATCGCAAGAGCATTTGCCCGTTCAATCCCTAAAGGTACTGTTGTTATCAATTGTGAGCAGAATGAGGTTTTGCAGGATTACATGAAAAAAGAGATCGAAAAGCGCGGGGCTACTGTCAGGAATGTGGAGGTCCCCGAAGAGCACAGGGGTCTTCTGGGTTCTGAAACTGTACATTCTTTAAATTACGTTCTCGATGAGGTTGGCAGTGGGCCGATACCGTTCGAGGAGCTTGATTCCTATCTAAAAGCCATGCAGCCCCGGTGGATGGAACTTGAAGGTTGTACTATCTTCAATGCCGCCGAGGTCAACGATGTGGAAAGCACCGAGATGATACGCCAGCAGCTTGCCGGGAAGAACAAGATACTTCCGTTTGTATACCTTAGGGATGAGCGCAGGGGTAGGTCCTTCTCCTTTGTGAATTACCTGAACCATCTTTTTGAGAAAGGCTATATCGATGAGGTTCTCGTTGGTGGGCGCACAACTGATCCGTTCGTAAGGAATCTCAAAGCACCAACGCGGCAGTTCAGTGCAAGTGATGATGTATCCCTGGTCCTCGATGAGATGGAAAAGAAGGGACTTCCCATAATTCTCATGGGTAATACCGTGGATGATTTCATGAGACAGATGGAAATTGAGATCTCAAGAAGGGTTAAGATGGGCAATAATAAGCACTATTCGCCTGAGGTCGATACCCTGGAGAAAATGAGTGCAAACATCAGCTAA
- a CDS encoding poly-gamma-glutamate biosynthesis protein PgsC/CapC: MLIAVLLGVIGVLSVIIFTQFYGYRLGGVIVVPVLAVYTCKNFLMLPLFLAGAIIAYVGLRYLQKKTMIYGRDELVATLLLGSVLPVVALFFMKGVGYDLTDVVFFGSILPGLAAYNYSRIKPEYRLHDAMASVGIFAGLLAIAWVLVTPAISDAIGMLTPAILFSPTSDLALLKNAAVGTYPAPAIIDRFSAFILFMVSLVLSEFVRKVSGIRVGVVSMAILAIFSIENKWFFALYFINLFASFIGISLIQKATLIYGRNLIGLGTCISLLLTIPLVFIFPVSRGLSIFFLGLIAGLNAYNLHVTPPAERKLFVPLQLSLLAPLIVLARALGEGQPQGMFHEFGLVQLLVVVLGAAISIAFVKYNWIRKPLDEHVWNASLFSEEDE; encoded by the coding sequence ATGCTTATCGCAGTGTTACTTGGGGTTATTGGTGTTCTCTCGGTCATTATCTTCACCCAATTTTACGGGTATCGTCTTGGAGGAGTTATAGTTGTACCGGTCCTTGCTGTTTATACGTGCAAGAATTTCCTTATGCTGCCTTTGTTCCTTGCAGGTGCTATAATTGCATATGTGGGACTTCGTTATTTGCAGAAGAAGACCATGATTTATGGAAGGGATGAACTTGTTGCAACACTGTTGCTTGGCTCTGTATTGCCTGTTGTGGCTCTCTTTTTTATGAAAGGGGTAGGTTATGATCTTACTGATGTTGTGTTCTTTGGAAGCATCCTTCCGGGGCTTGCAGCTTATAATTATTCCAGGATCAAACCGGAATACAGGCTGCATGATGCAATGGCATCTGTCGGTATATTCGCCGGACTTCTGGCAATTGCGTGGGTCCTTGTGACCCCTGCCATCAGCGATGCTATAGGCATGCTAACACCTGCGATCCTTTTCAGCCCGACATCTGATCTGGCTCTTCTGAAGAATGCGGCTGTGGGTACTTATCCCGCACCTGCGATAATCGATCGTTTTTCTGCATTTATCCTTTTCATGGTCTCCCTGGTACTTTCAGAGTTTGTCAGGAAGGTCTCCGGGATACGCGTGGGTGTGGTCTCAATGGCTATCCTTGCGATATTCTCAATTGAAAACAAGTGGTTCTTTGCACTTTATTTTATCAATCTTTTTGCTTCCTTTATTGGTATAAGTCTGATTCAGAAGGCAACTTTGATCTATGGAAGGAACCTGATCGGGCTTGGGACCTGTATTTCCCTGCTGTTGACGATTCCATTAGTGTTCATCTTCCCGGTGTCGCGTGGGCTGTCGATCTTCTTTCTTGGATTGATCGCGGGATTAAATGCATATAACCTTCATGTTACACCTCCTGCAGAGCGGAAATTGTTCGTGCCTCTGCAGTTATCTTTGCTGGCACCGCTTATAGTCCTTGCAAGAGCTCTTGGAGAAGGGCAGCCACAGGGTATGTTCCATGAGTTCGGGCTTGTCCAGTTGCTTGTAGTGGTGCTGGGTGCTGCTATTTCCATTGCATTTGTAAAGTACAACTGGATACGCAAACCGCTGGACGAACATGTCTGGAATGCTTCACTGTTCTCGGAGGAAGACGAATGA
- a CDS encoding outer membrane lipoprotein-sorting protein, whose translation MIRNMARTKVLFVLLLIFSAFLSAGCVDDQVSAEEIAEKMQQKNDLIEDSSFTLYLTMSLMGQESVMEQDMIQKKEKMRSVTKQPAEQAGTIVVSNGETMWTYDPGQNSVFIMEMPDLDLDQEISYAGLIAQFLNESDVSFSGMENIEGRNTFIMNLEPKEEVSSAGPFTGNIKVWVDEETWMPLKYDMYDTDGNVIISVEVRNLQVNTGISDEVFEFEIPEGAEVSTLDMNEFALPEDITLEEAQEKADFDILLPSYVPEGYEFDHASLFDNSEFASGSQVLQRVTLVYINGDSQLHITEIFYEAGFPGPTEFPGSESVDVNGSPGDFVEVYGNKMLRWDVDDIELVITASLDKDEMLEVAGSMN comes from the coding sequence ATGATACGTAATATGGCAAGAACCAAAGTTTTGTTTGTTCTCCTTTTGATATTTTCTGCATTTTTATCTGCAGGGTGCGTGGATGATCAGGTCTCAGCAGAAGAGATCGCAGAAAAAATGCAACAGAAAAATGACCTTATTGAAGACTCCTCATTCACTTTGTATCTGACAATGTCACTCATGGGTCAGGAATCCGTGATGGAGCAGGATATGATCCAGAAAAAAGAGAAGATGAGGTCGGTCACTAAACAGCCTGCAGAACAGGCAGGTACAATTGTCGTTTCCAATGGAGAGACCATGTGGACATATGATCCCGGGCAAAACTCGGTCTTTATAATGGAAATGCCGGATCTCGATCTGGATCAGGAAATAAGTTATGCTGGTCTCATTGCACAGTTCCTTAATGAAAGCGATGTCTCTTTTTCCGGAATGGAAAATATCGAAGGCAGGAACACTTTCATAATGAACCTTGAGCCAAAAGAGGAAGTATCATCTGCAGGGCCATTTACCGGGAATATCAAGGTCTGGGTCGATGAAGAGACATGGATGCCGCTGAAGTACGACATGTATGATACCGATGGAAACGTAATTATTTCAGTAGAGGTTCGCAATTTGCAGGTGAATACCGGTATTTCAGATGAAGTATTCGAGTTCGAGATCCCCGAGGGTGCAGAAGTTAGCACCCTTGACATGAACGAGTTTGCTCTTCCTGAGGATATAACCTTGGAGGAAGCACAGGAAAAAGCAGATTTTGATATTCTCCTCCCATCATATGTCCCTGAGGGCTACGAGTTCGATCATGCATCACTGTTCGATAACAGCGAGTTCGCATCCGGGAGTCAGGTCCTGCAAAGGGTCACTCTGGTTTACATTAATGGTGACTCCCAGTTGCATATTACTGAAATATTCTATGAAGCCGGTTTCCCCGGACCAACGGAGTTCCCTGGTTCCGAGAGTGTTGATGTCAATGGCTCTCCCGGGGACTTTGTTGAGGTTTATGGAAATAAAATGCTTCGATGGGATGTGGATGATATTGAGCTGGTGATAACCGCTTCCCTTGACAAGGATGAGATGTTGGAGGTCGCAGGGTCGATGAATTGA
- a CDS encoding Rossmann-fold NAD(P)-binding domain-containing protein yields MGLDYSEFWNADEYVVVDDKTKPAIKWAVNELKKRGKSVYYVDLSNRPEFDAIKSVGEVPDGIENAVIGLTTMEPADTMKQLFDKGVVNTWIHWRTDTPAVRELCAEHQCFTGRCPMMYLGSDLSIHGVHRAIAKLTGKY; encoded by the coding sequence ATGGGATTGGATTATTCGGAGTTCTGGAATGCAGATGAGTATGTCGTAGTGGACGACAAAACAAAACCTGCGATCAAGTGGGCAGTCAATGAGCTGAAAAAACGTGGTAAAAGCGTCTATTATGTTGATCTTTCCAATAGGCCGGAGTTTGATGCCATCAAGTCCGTAGGGGAAGTCCCTGATGGTATTGAGAATGCGGTGATAGGTCTGACCACCATGGAACCTGCCGATACTATGAAGCAACTCTTTGACAAAGGTGTTGTCAATACCTGGATCCACTGGAGGACCGACACGCCTGCTGTAAGGGAGCTATGTGCTGAACATCAATGTTTTACAGGCAGGTGTCCCATGATGTACTTAGGCAGTGATCTGAGCATCCATGGCGTACACAGGGCGATTGCCAAACTGACGGGAAAATATTGA
- a CDS encoding PaaI family thioesterase: MNQIKEFFKRDKFAEYINAELLEVSEGYAKAKMDIQEHHLNGVGIVQGGATFTLADFTFAAAANSHGTVAVAINATISFVTAATSGTLIAEARETSKNPKIATYTIEVTDDNSNTIAIFQGMVYRKKQTLESFIDQA, from the coding sequence TTGAACCAGATAAAAGAGTTCTTCAAACGAGACAAATTTGCAGAATACATCAACGCCGAGCTTCTGGAAGTCTCAGAAGGATATGCAAAAGCAAAAATGGACATTCAGGAACACCACCTCAATGGCGTAGGCATCGTACAGGGCGGAGCAACATTTACCCTTGCAGACTTCACTTTTGCAGCTGCTGCCAACTCCCATGGGACAGTTGCAGTTGCAATAAATGCAACAATATCTTTCGTGACAGCTGCAACCTCAGGAACACTGATAGCCGAAGCACGAGAAACCTCAAAGAACCCGAAGATAGCAACCTATACCATCGAAGTTACCGATGACAACAGCAATACAATTGCCATCTTCCAGGGAATGGTATACAGGAAAAAACAGACATTAGAGTCATTTATTGATCAGGCGTAA
- a CDS encoding HAD family hydrolase has product MLKVLIFDMDGVLVDSMSYHTEAMQHIFDELGINMDKQDIYDKEGSKTVEIVSFLLEKEGIDPLDFDVDGLIKRYRAEFARILVLKSFREIDDCLPILRERFMLSVVSGADRNIVHDVIGRLFDGIFDIVLSGEDVENGKPAPDPFLKVAEMLNVDRSDCLVVENAPMGVEAANRAGMFCVGVPTYVSKESIINADKIVDDHRMLKEFLLGLEHPEKGEVESLRLINK; this is encoded by the coding sequence GTGCTAAAAGTTTTGATATTTGACATGGATGGTGTACTGGTGGACTCTATGTCCTATCACACCGAGGCTATGCAGCATATCTTTGATGAATTGGGTATCAATATGGACAAACAGGACATCTATGACAAGGAAGGGTCAAAGACCGTAGAGATCGTCAGTTTCCTGCTTGAGAAGGAAGGTATCGATCCTCTTGATTTTGATGTCGATGGCCTGATTAAAAGATACAGGGCAGAGTTTGCAAGGATACTTGTGTTGAAGTCGTTCAGGGAAATTGATGATTGCCTTCCGATATTGAGGGAGCGTTTCATGCTTTCAGTGGTCTCGGGTGCCGACAGGAATATCGTGCATGATGTTATTGGGAGATTGTTTGATGGTATTTTTGACATTGTTCTCAGTGGCGAGGATGTAGAAAATGGAAAACCTGCACCTGACCCTTTCCTTAAAGTTGCTGAGATGTTGAATGTTGACCGGAGTGATTGCCTTGTGGTGGAGAATGCACCAATGGGTGTGGAGGCTGCGAACAGGGCCGGTATGTTCTGTGTGGGTGTGCCTACTTATGTCAGTAAAGAGAGCATCATCAATGCTGACAAAATTGTGGATGATCACCGGATGCTGAAGGAATTCCTGCTTGGGCTCGAACATCCGGAAAAAGGTGAGGTCGAATCCTTACGCCTGATCAATAAATGA
- a CDS encoding response regulator, which produces MKQANILVVEDENIVALSIKNKLEMMGYSVVGTAPSGEDAIIKADLFYPDLVLMDVMLRGEMDGIEAAEKIREKFDIPVIFLTAYTDDKTLERAKLAEPYGYISKPFKEQDLKSNIEMALHKHEKEIRLK; this is translated from the coding sequence ATGAAACAGGCAAATATTTTAGTCGTCGAGGATGAGAATATCGTTGCTTTAAGCATAAAGAACAAGCTTGAAATGATGGGATATTCCGTAGTTGGCACGGCTCCTTCAGGAGAGGATGCTATTATAAAAGCGGATCTGTTCTATCCTGATCTTGTGCTGATGGACGTAATGCTCAGAGGCGAGATGGATGGCATCGAGGCAGCTGAAAAGATCAGGGAAAAATTCGATATTCCGGTGATCTTCCTTACAGCATATACTGATGATAAGACCCTTGAGAGGGCGAAACTCGCCGAGCCCTATGGTTACATCTCAAAGCCGTTCAAGGAACAGGACCTCAAGTCCAATATCGAGATGGCCCTCCACAAGCATGAGAAAGAGATCAGGTTAAAATAA
- a CDS encoding sensor histidine kinase encodes MKVTPGKWNGKDAYFSICRDISDRERAELMLKMEKDKLQNYLNIAGVIIFAVDRDQTVISINRKGCRMFGLPESELLGKKWYDLGFSEEFSFQGRKAFPKIMAGDTNVMEYSESSIVTGAGDVRIIAWHTVVLKDDEGVITGMLCSGEDVTEFRNTEEALKSSEETYRVVFNGSLDGITIHEKENYKMLDINDRGCEMAGYSREEVLGRTAEDIKQGKALYSLEKIMWLIDTASENGFANAEWQGKRKNGELFWTEVMARSAMIGGKERIIVTIHDLTERKNAEKALMEVEAMRKKEIHHRIKNNLQIICSLLDLCSMEFDDSSVVQAFMESRSRVMSMSLIHEELYQSTDMESINFADYIQKLSAELISSYSLDKDIELELRVEDIFLSMDTAIPLGIIINELVTNSLKHAFEGMSGKICIDLKHGDENKFILFVSDNGVGFPEGIDYKKSTSLGLQLLKTLVDQIGGTIDMDRNCGTAFTIIFNEKNRI; translated from the coding sequence GTGAAAGTAACTCCTGGCAAATGGAATGGAAAAGATGCCTATTTTAGCATATGCAGGGATATCTCCGATCGGGAACGTGCAGAACTTATGCTAAAAATGGAAAAGGACAAGCTCCAGAATTACCTGAATATAGCAGGTGTAATCATTTTTGCAGTTGATCGGGATCAGACGGTGATCTCTATAAATAGGAAGGGGTGCAGGATGTTCGGTCTTCCTGAGTCCGAGCTCCTCGGGAAGAAATGGTATGATCTGGGGTTTTCAGAAGAGTTCAGTTTTCAGGGGCGCAAAGCTTTCCCTAAAATAATGGCTGGCGACACTAATGTCATGGAATATTCTGAGAGTAGCATTGTCACTGGCGCCGGGGATGTACGGATCATTGCATGGCATACTGTGGTTCTGAAAGATGATGAAGGTGTTATCACAGGCATGTTATGTTCTGGTGAGGATGTGACCGAGTTCAGGAACACAGAGGAAGCCCTGAAAAGTTCTGAGGAAACCTATCGTGTCGTTTTCAATGGTTCACTTGATGGTATAACTATCCATGAAAAGGAGAATTACAAGATGCTTGATATCAATGACAGGGGTTGTGAGATGGCAGGCTATTCCAGGGAAGAAGTGCTTGGAAGGACTGCTGAGGATATTAAGCAGGGAAAGGCTCTCTATTCATTGGAAAAGATCATGTGGCTTATCGATACTGCATCTGAAAATGGGTTTGCAAATGCTGAATGGCAGGGAAAGAGGAAGAATGGTGAGCTGTTCTGGACCGAGGTCATGGCAAGATCGGCTATGATCGGAGGTAAGGAGCGCATAATTGTCACAATCCATGATCTCACTGAGCGCAAGAACGCAGAAAAGGCGTTGATGGAGGTCGAAGCGATGCGCAAAAAGGAGATACATCATCGTATCAAGAACAACCTTCAGATAATCTGCAGTTTGCTCGATCTTTGTTCTATGGAGTTTGATGATTCTTCTGTGGTTCAGGCTTTTATGGAGAGCAGGAGTCGCGTTATGTCGATGTCGTTGATCCATGAGGAACTTTACCAGTCAACAGATATGGAAAGCATTAATTTTGCTGATTATATCCAGAAGCTCTCAGCTGAGCTTATCAGTTCATATTCTCTTGATAAGGATATTGAACTGGAACTTCGTGTCGAGGATATCTTTTTGAGCATGGATACGGCAATCCCTCTTGGGATAATCATAAATGAATTAGTGACCAATTCTTTGAAACATGCTTTTGAGGGAATGTCGGGGAAGATCTGTATTGATCTAAAGCATGGGGATGAAAATAAATTTATACTATTCGTGAGTGATAATGGTGTAGGGTTCCCTGAGGGAATTGATTATAAGAAAAGCACTTCATTGGGTTTACAGCTTTTGAAAACGCTGGTCGATCAGATAGGGGGAACTATTGATATGGATCGAAATTGCGGAACAGCTTTCACAATAATATTCAATGAAAAAAATAGGATCTGA
- a CDS encoding PAS domain S-box protein produces MYESENEPVKGVDVNAPVSDRLLRIQRDIGIALCSSSNLLTNLELLLETTLNIGVIDCGGIYFVDEDTDEIYLVMQKNLSEEFIRRNSHYGSDSPQHAVLEKGLPLYGACFEFTDKIPSDPFTKGMLGCGILPITYGGKVVASLNVASHSHDILPSEIKDSLEAIAVQIGGFIARIRSEMKLEKRQKDLQTLFESIEDLFFVLDIEGNIIDANKKTLDRLGYTLEEFCKLGPMGLHSKKYHGEVIKAIEEVH; encoded by the coding sequence ATGTACGAATCTGAAAATGAACCTGTAAAAGGGGTTGATGTAAATGCTCCTGTGTCGGATAGGTTGCTGCGTATCCAGCGAGATATAGGCATTGCCTTGTGTTCCAGTAGCAATCTGCTCACAAACCTTGAACTTTTGCTTGAAACGACCCTTAACATAGGGGTTATTGATTGTGGTGGCATATATTTTGTCGATGAGGATACTGATGAGATCTATCTTGTAATGCAGAAGAACCTTTCAGAGGAATTCATTCGCAGAAATTCCCATTATGGGTCAGATTCTCCTCAGCATGCTGTCCTCGAAAAAGGTTTGCCTTTGTATGGGGCTTGTTTTGAGTTTACGGATAAGATCCCTTCTGATCCGTTCACAAAAGGTATGCTTGGGTGTGGGATTCTTCCGATAACATACGGTGGTAAAGTGGTGGCCAGTTTGAACGTTGCTTCACATAGCCATGATATACTACCTTCTGAAATCAAGGATTCTCTGGAGGCCATTGCTGTACAGATAGGTGGTTTCATCGCAAGGATCCGGTCCGAAATGAAACTGGAAAAAAGGCAAAAGGATCTGCAGACCCTGTTCGAAAGTATTGAAGACCTTTTTTTTGTGCTAGATATAGAGGGTAATATCATCGATGCCAACAAAAAGACCCTTGATAGGCTGGGCTATACGCTGGAAGAGTTCTGCAAATTAGGTCCTATGGGTTTGCATTCCAAAAAATATCACGGTGAGGTCATAAAGGCCATTGAGGAAGTGCATTAG
- a CDS encoding LbetaH domain-containing protein codes for MPENVEANPITSWNPQSKHPNISETAYIHPQAMVIGAVSIGEKVMVAPYASVRGDEGLDIRIDDHSNVQDAVVLHGRQTIDQNGNPIKENQVEVDGENYSIYIGKRVSLAHQAQVHGPAVVFDGVFIGMQTFVFKATIGKNSVLEPKACVIGANVPENRYVPAGVTITSQEDADKLPEIYEGYTFKNTNREVVEVNVELADGYNQRK; via the coding sequence ATGCCAGAAAACGTTGAAGCAAATCCGATAACTTCATGGAATCCGCAAAGCAAGCATCCGAATATCTCTGAAACAGCATACATACACCCACAGGCAATGGTCATCGGGGCAGTTTCCATCGGTGAAAAAGTGATGGTTGCGCCCTACGCATCTGTAAGGGGAGATGAGGGACTGGACATCAGGATCGATGATCACAGTAATGTCCAGGACGCAGTTGTCCTTCACGGTCGTCAGACCATTGACCAGAATGGCAACCCGATAAAGGAGAACCAGGTGGAAGTCGACGGGGAGAACTATTCTATCTACATAGGAAAGCGTGTATCCCTTGCCCACCAGGCACAGGTTCACGGACCAGCTGTTGTTTTCGACGGTGTGTTCATAGGTATGCAGACATTTGTCTTTAAGGCAACAATTGGAAAGAACTCAGTACTTGAACCAAAGGCCTGCGTGATCGGCGCGAATGTCCCGGAGAACAGATACGTCCCTGCAGGAGTTACCATCACATCCCAGGAAGATGCAGACAAACTGCCTGAAATATACGAAGGATACACATTCAAGAACACCAACCGGGAGGTTGTCGAAGTAAACGTAGAGCTGGCAGATGGATACAACCAGAGGAAATAA
- a CDS encoding rhodanese-like domain-containing protein — protein MISEKIVLVLAILVISCFILGCAKPATSDQVVEVDRTAGYTDVSVQEAKKMIDSGEVFLLDVRTVNEFETEHIEGAVNINVNELGSRLDEVSRDETILVYCRTGARSVTASNILVDAGYADVYNMLGGINKWKAEGYPYVSGS, from the coding sequence ATGATCTCTGAGAAAATTGTACTGGTTCTTGCAATTCTGGTAATTTCCTGTTTCATTTTAGGTTGTGCTAAACCGGCTACATCAGATCAGGTGGTCGAGGTCGATAGAACCGCAGGATACACGGATGTATCGGTACAGGAAGCAAAAAAAATGATAGATTCCGGGGAAGTTTTCCTGCTGGATGTCCGTACTGTCAATGAGTTCGAAACTGAGCACATCGAAGGTGCTGTGAACATTAATGTTAACGAACTTGGCTCACGGCTGGACGAGGTCTCAAGGGATGAAACGATACTGGTCTACTGTCGGACGGGTGCGAGAAGTGTCACAGCAAGCAACATTCTTGTTGATGCCGGATATGCCGATGTTTACAACATGCTGGGTGGTATCAACAAATGGAAAGCAGAGGGTTACCCGTACGTGAGCGGGTCCTGA
- a CDS encoding DUF2769 domain-containing protein, with the protein MSDIEGEKIGGKYFGICPSFHHSKACNCKHCPSSPGEGYMFCARGNKLPVPEKAGCLCKECYVYGQFALEGEYFCRMEDE; encoded by the coding sequence ATGTCTGATATTGAAGGAGAAAAGATCGGCGGGAAATACTTTGGGATATGCCCTTCATTTCATCATTCCAAAGCCTGCAATTGTAAACATTGTCCATCATCCCCTGGAGAAGGGTATATGTTCTGTGCAAGGGGTAACAAGTTACCTGTTCCTGAAAAAGCGGGCTGTCTCTGTAAAGAATGCTATGTTTATGGCCAGTTCGCTCTTGAAGGCGAATATTTTTGCAGAATGGAGGATGAATGA
- a CDS encoding fibrillarin-like rRNA/tRNA 2'-O-methyltransferase codes for MAAKELSDGIFEVQKSGKRFIGTKNAVPGSAVYGERLVEAEGDEYRIWDARRSKLAAMVLKKMTIPIKRDSHVLYLGAASGTTVSHVSDIVTDGLVYAVEFSPRTMRELIQLCDTRPNIIPILADANHPASYAHIVEQVDVVFQDVAQPNQAQIASVNCGQFLKNEGHLLLSIKARSIDTVANPAKVFKEEVKKLEKEFDTKFQIIKKQDLAPFHEDHLGLIAQMVLR; via the coding sequence ATGGCTGCAAAAGAACTTTCAGATGGTATTTTCGAAGTACAGAAGAGTGGCAAGAGGTTCATCGGTACAAAGAATGCAGTACCCGGTTCAGCTGTCTACGGTGAAAGACTCGTAGAGGCGGAAGGGGACGAGTACCGCATCTGGGATGCACGCAGGAGCAAGCTTGCTGCCATGGTTCTCAAGAAGATGACCATTCCCATCAAAAGGGATTCCCATGTCCTGTATCTGGGTGCAGCCTCCGGAACCACTGTGAGCCACGTTTCTGATATTGTCACCGATGGTCTGGTTTATGCTGTGGAATTCTCCCCTCGCACCATGAGGGAACTGATACAGCTATGCGATACAAGGCCGAACATAATCCCGATCCTTGCAGATGCTAATCATCCTGCTTCCTATGCACATATCGTTGAACAGGTCGACGTGGTCTTCCAGGATGTGGCACAGCCCAACCAGGCACAGATCGCGTCAGTGAACTGCGGACAATTTCTGAAGAATGAGGGTCACCTTCTCCTGTCTATCAAGGCGAGGAGTATTGATACTGTTGCCAATCCCGCAAAGGTGTTCAAAGAAGAAGTAAAGAAGCTTGAAAAGGAATTTGATACTAAGTTCCAGATCATAAAAAAGCAGGATCTTGCACCTTTCCATGAGGACCACCTCGGTCTGATCGCACAAATGGTTCTCAGATAA